The nucleotide window CCGGCTGGGGAGGTCGTCGGGTCGAGCCTTCATCGAGCTGGAGCACGAAGAGGACGTGAACAAAGCTCTGGAGAAGCACCGGCAGTACCTGGGCCCGCGATACGTGGAAGGTTCGTCTCCTCGGTGGAAAACCCGTCACGCTGAGGCTCAGAGGGTTCATAGAGGTTTCCTGGAGATGTTCACAAACCAGTTAAATGATTGAGTGGTGCTCCGTGTGCGTCCGCAGTGTCCGAGGTGACGAACAGCGACGCCGAGGCCATCCTGAACAAGGCCGTCACGGCTCCAGCTGAGAGCTGGGTGGTGAAGCTGAGGGGCCTCCCCTTCTCCTGCTGCCAGGAGGACATCGTCCACTTCTTCTCAGGTGAACCACAGGACGGATGAAGAGTTCCACTCACCTGTAACTGCTGCTTTGTCAATCTCACTTTCAAACTTATTATAGACTAGAAGGTAGCTCGGAGGGTTTACACCTCCTAACCTTCTTTTATTACCATGTTAAGAACAGTTGAAACAAATTAGTCCAGGTCCTGCCTGTTGACTCGGATCTCAGAcggtgatgaaaacaaaaacctgtcCGGCTCATCAAGTTTTTTACTGTATTTGAAATATCTCCGGATCTGTTTTTGATTGTCAGGTTTGGATATTGCGGAGAACGGCATCACGGTGGTCACGGACCACAGAGGAAGGAACTCTGGAGAGGCCTTTGTGCAGTTCGCCTCTCAGGAGGCAGCAGACGGCGCTCTGCAGAGGGACAGGGACGTCATAGGAAACAGGTTCGACTCTGCACAGACAGCTGGTCCTgtccagcttctcctctgccCGAGGTCCTGGTAGCTGACTTGTTGTTCCTCCTGTTGTACGAGCAGATACATCGAGGTGTTTCCCAGCACGAGTGAGGAGATCCACtcgagctggaggaagaagaaggggaTGAGTCCGGGCTCCGCTCAgagcggcgctcagccggggagcAGGAACGTCTCCTCCGCACCGACCAACCACAGAACAGGTGACGACTCCTTCTTATCACTGACCTGGTCCGTGTCccctctgctaacatggaggaggcgtcTTTTCCTCCTGACGTCACCTGACACCACGTTTCTGCTCCGTCAGGTTCGCCACCGAGCTCCACGGCGCTGCTTCACTACATCCACATGCGAGGTCTTCCCTTCCAGGCGTCCGGAGAAGACATCGTGAAGGTGGAAACCAAGATGGAGACGGAAGAGACGTTGAAGCtggatgtttgttttgatttttaataattgtttttctcctgcagttcttctctcctctcgccGTCTCCAGGATCCTGATCGAGTGCGGCGCTGACGGCCGGCGGAACGGCGAGGCGGGCGTTTACTTCAACAGCCACCAGGACGCGGCCGAGGCCCTGACCAGGAACAGACAGTACATAGGTGAGGcggagcaggagcagctccCGTAGTCCTGTTTAAAACCGTCTGTGAGATTAGAATCACATCAGCAGTTTATATATAAACCCGATTCCAAGTTTTCAGATTCTTAATATTAAATTTGATCcgtaattaaataaattaacaaaccTCAATTGTTCAATTTCACCCTCAAACAGAATAATATGTATTCTTgacaaaagattaaaaaaaaaatatataaatatttttgtcatttatcaCTTTCATTTAAACACAGGTCTAATTTCAGATTACATAGATTTAATCTTCTGTTATTTACAAACTCAAAAGACAGTCAGTCATTTTAAATTTTACTTTTTGGCCTCCTTTATATTAGAACTTATCATATTGCTGTTTTAATATCATAAACATGTATAACGTTATATTATAAAATGATCACTGATGTTAGAACTTAACTTTGAACTTTCTCTATTTTTCAGGGGAAAGATACGTTGAGTTGTTTCTGAACTCTGCATCAGATTCTAACGGGAGGTGAGAAACACTGATTTATTAATATTCGTAATAATTAGAGATGCTGCAGCCACACTCAGTCATAAACATTCAATAATTGACAGTTGAATCATTAATAGCAATAATAGGTTAATTTGAATGACATGTTGA belongs to Platichthys flesus chromosome 3, fPlaFle2.1, whole genome shotgun sequence and includes:
- the grsf1 gene encoding G-rich sequence factor 1, producing the protein MSRRPLLLLLRSLAELRPGTLPGAATARAGFTQQRARSSTPLNGFLQRACPPLSAVKSTQLGLCTKAGPPCEDEYPPLPAYQSVSEPEKKEVFIVQVKGLPWSCSAQDLMHFFSECRIRDGLKGIHLTVDRLGRSSGRAFIELEHEEDVNKALEKHRQYLGPRYVEVSEVTNSDAEAILNKAVTAPAESWVVKLRGLPFSCCQEDIVHFFSGLDIAENGITVVTDHRGRNSGEAFVQFASQEAADGALQRDRDVIGNRYIEVFPSTSEEIHSSWRKKKGMSPGSAQSGAQPGSRNVSSAPTNHRTGSPPSSTALLHYIHMRGLPFQASGEDIVKFFSPLAVSRILIECGADGRRNGEAGVYFNSHQDAAEALTRNRQYIGERYVELFLNSASDSNGR